In the genome of Pempheris klunzingeri isolate RE-2024b chromosome 3, fPemKlu1.hap1, whole genome shotgun sequence, one region contains:
- the LOC139225650 gene encoding heme oxygenase-like, giving the protein METEKKTQTAAEQMADRDLSEQIKKVTKESHVRAENTELMLSFQKGQVTLQQHKLLLSSLYEVYRALEEELDRNCNHPAVAPIYFPAELSRLEAIEKDLGYFYGQDWREKIAVPAATKRYCHRLRQVGKENPEFLVAHAYTRYLGDLSGGQVLGRIAQKSMGLKSGEGLSFFAFPGVSSPNLFKQLYRSRMNSIELTEEERNGVLEEAVRSFEFNIQVFDGLQKMLSVTENELQKSLTHSKPVKTLQIPETIIKPTPLLRMVLGLLVALATVSMGIYAF; this is encoded by the exons ATGGAGACGGAGAAGAAaactcagacagcagcagagcagatggCTGACCG tGATCTGTCAGAGCAAATCAAAAAGGTGACAAAGGAGAGCCACGTCAgggcagaaaacacagaactgATGCTGAGCTTCCAGAAGGGACAAGTCACCCTGCAACAGCACAAG ctcctcctgtccTCGCTGTATGAGGTCTACCGGGCCTTGGAGGAAGAGCTGGACAGGAACTGCAACCACCCTGCCGTCGCACCCATTTACTTCCCAGCTGAATTGTCCCGGCTGGAGGCCATCGAGAAGGACCTGGGATACTTCTATGGCCAGGACTGGAGAGAGAAGATTGCTGTCCCCGCAGCCACTAAAAGATACTGCCACAGACTCAGACAA GTTGGTAAAGAAAACCCTGAATTTCTGGTTGCCCATGCTTACACTCGGTACCTAGGTGACCTGTCTGGAGGGCAAGTCCTGGGTCGAATCGCCCAGAAGTCCATGGGGCTGAAGAGCGGCGAGGGTCTGTCGTTCTTTGCCTTCCCTGGCGTGTCCAGCCCCAACTTGTTCAAACAGCTGTATCGCAGCCGGATGAACAGCATTGAGctgacggaggaggagaggaacggCGTGCTGGAGGAGGCTGTGAGATCCTTCGAGTTTAACATTCAG GTCTTTGACGGTTTACAGAAGATGCTGAGCGTCACTGAAAACGAGCTGCAGAAGAGTTTAACACACTCCAAACCAGTAAAGACGCTCCAGATACCAGAAACCATCATCAAACCTACCCCACTGCTCAGGATGGTCCTGGGACTTTTGGTGGCTCTGGCCACAGTCAGTATGGGAATCTATGCTTTTTAG
- the rnf11a gene encoding RING finger protein 11a: MGNCLFSQGADDLSLLNESEGGSLPGEPPPPYQEHNQSVPVYHPTPGESRLACQLTEEEQIRIAQRIGLIQHLPRGIFDPGSDPSDKKVKECVICMMDFEYSDPIRFLPCLHIYHVDCIDPWLMRSFTCPSCMEPVDAALLSSYETN; this comes from the exons ATGGGGAACTGTCTGTTTTCACAAGGGGCGGATGACCTGTCGCTGCTGAACGAGTCCGAGGGGGGCAGTCTGCCCGGAGAGCCTCCGCCGCCTTACCAG GAGCACAATCAGTCAGTGCCAGTGTATCATCCCACCCCAGGTGAGAGTCGTCTGGCGTGCCAGCtgactgaggaggagcagatCCGCATTGCCCAGCGAATTGGTCTCATCCAGCACCTGCCCAGAGGCATCTTTGACCCGGGATCTGACCCCTCTGACAAGAAAGTAAAAGA GTGTGTGATCTGCATGATGGATTTTGAGTATAGTGATCCCATTCGGTTCTTGCCCTGCCTTCACATCTACCACGTGGATTGCATTGACCCCTGGCTGATGCGCTCCTTCACCTGCCCATCCTGCATGGAGCCAGTAGATGCAGCTCTGCTGTCCTCTTACGAAACCAACTGA